In a single window of the Ruminococcus albus 7 = DSM 20455 genome:
- the secF gene encoding protein translocase subunit SecF, producing MTNEKKNLDVVGHRKVFYCISCGLIALFIVLTFVLGLNVDIMFKGGTIMTYSYTGDISTDDVQDVVTEVLDQKSTVTKGENAATKQTTVKIQLSSTGGINEVKQNELQSALEEKFADNELALFESSDVNASNGMDFFLKCLVAVIFAAIVTIIYIGFRFRKIGGISAGIFSVVALLHDLCMVYGCFVICRFDINANFMAVLLTILGYSINATIIIYDRIRENQNLKGSKLELEELVNLSVTQTLGRSIHTTVTTVMAMSVVCIVCTLYGVSSIISFAFPLIIGMLAGVYSSNCIAPTLWVLWRRHAEKSPKNKSKGSTKKSGRR from the coding sequence ATGACTAATGAAAAGAAAAATCTTGACGTTGTAGGACACCGCAAGGTATTCTACTGTATCTCCTGCGGACTTATAGCACTGTTCATCGTACTGACTTTCGTACTGGGACTGAACGTGGACATCATGTTCAAGGGCGGTACTATCATGACTTACAGTTACACAGGCGACATAAGCACTGATGATGTTCAGGATGTCGTAACTGAGGTACTGGATCAGAAATCTACCGTTACAAAGGGTGAAAACGCTGCTACGAAGCAGACTACTGTTAAGATACAGCTGTCCTCCACAGGCGGCATAAATGAAGTTAAGCAGAACGAACTCCAGAGTGCTCTGGAAGAAAAGTTCGCTGATAACGAACTGGCACTGTTTGAATCCAGCGACGTTAACGCTTCAAACGGTATGGATTTCTTCCTTAAGTGTCTGGTGGCTGTTATCTTCGCAGCTATCGTTACCATTATCTACATTGGTTTCCGTTTCAGAAAGATCGGCGGTATATCCGCAGGTATATTCTCGGTTGTAGCACTTCTGCACGACCTTTGCATGGTTTACGGCTGCTTCGTTATCTGCAGATTCGATATCAATGCAAACTTCATGGCAGTACTGCTGACAATACTTGGTTACTCAATTAATGCGACTATCATTATCTACGACCGTATCCGTGAGAATCAGAACCTCAAGGGCAGCAAGCTTGAACTTGAAGAACTGGTAAACCTTTCTGTAACACAGACTCTGGGACGTTCGATACACACCACTGTAACAACTGTTATGGCTATGTCCGTTGTATGCATTGTATGCACTTTATACGGTGTAAGCTCCATAATCAGTTTCGCATTCCCTCTGATAATCGGTATGCTGGCAGGTGTGTACTCCTCTAACTGCATCGCACCTACACTGTGGGTACTGTGGAGAAGACACGCTGAAAAGAGCCCTAAGAACAAGTCAAAAGGTTCTACAAAGAAATCGGGCAGAAGATAA
- a CDS encoding M23 family metallopeptidase, translating into MGNFIKDSSLGKRLGTKGVCITLGACLIALAGAGAAAYNKAVDELNSTIITDVPRAAEQADNKTSGVKRPDAPKDTSSEKPEDTSSMMSDDIRTQPNVMPVNGDIIAPFSDGELVKDSTLGVWRTHDGVDIKADVGTPVKAMNKGTVVEVKEDPLWGNCIVIDHGSGITGYYYSLSKAMNVVEGDRVNAGEVIGAVGDTAECEAAEVSHLHFGLKKNDSWIDPIEYIGIKYSK; encoded by the coding sequence ATGGGTAATTTTATCAAAGATTCAAGTCTTGGAAAAAGGCTGGGCACAAAGGGTGTCTGCATAACTCTCGGTGCTTGCCTGATAGCACTTGCCGGGGCGGGGGCAGCTGCCTATAACAAGGCTGTGGATGAACTTAACAGCACCATCATCACCGATGTGCCGCGTGCTGCTGAACAGGCAGACAACAAGACATCGGGTGTAAAGCGACCTGATGCTCCGAAGGATACATCCTCTGAAAAGCCTGAGGATACTTCATCCATGATGTCTGATGATATCAGGACACAGCCTAATGTAATGCCTGTCAACGGTGATATCATAGCACCGTTTTCGGATGGCGAGCTTGTCAAGGACAGCACTCTGGGAGTATGGCGCACCCATGACGGCGTTGACATAAAGGCTGACGTTGGAACTCCCGTAAAAGCCATGAACAAGGGAACGGTAGTAGAAGTCAAGGAAGATCCGCTGTGGGGCAACTGTATCGTCATAGATCACGGCAGCGGCATCACAGGATATTATTACAGCCTTTCCAAAGCCATGAACGTAGTGGAAGGCGACCGTGTAAATGCGGGTGAGGTAATAGGAGCCGTGGGTGATACTGCCGAATGCGAAGCAGCTGAGGTATCACACCTGCACTTTGGCCTTAAAAAGAACGACAGCTGGATAGACCCTATAGAGTATATCGGCATAAAGTATTCCAAGTAG